One window from the genome of Salvia splendens isolate huo1 chromosome 9, SspV2, whole genome shotgun sequence encodes:
- the LOC121748517 gene encoding rho GTPase-activating protein 7-like isoform X2, translated as MSAPLAAFERPRIVNSNTIFKSGNLLISSKGLGWKSWKKRWFILTRASLVFFKNDPSTLPQRGGEVNLTLGGIDLNNSGSVVVREDKKLLTVLFPDGRDGRAFTLKAETSEDLYEWKTALEHALAQAPSAALVMGHNGIFRNDTNDASAGSFHQCRYQLFFILILQPTLFWSYIGGRERRPVKSLVVGRPILLALEDIDGGPSFLEKALRFLEKYGIEVEGILRQSADVEEVERRVKEYEQGKNEFGHDEDAHVIGDCVKHVLRELPSSPVPASCCTALLEAYKVDRKESRVNAMLTAIQETFPEPNRRLLQRVLKMMHTISAHASENRMTPSAVAACMAPLLLRPLLAGECELEDDYDNNGDNSAQLLAAANAANNAQAIITTLLLEEYKNVFDDDSLNRCSISAESQTDTSGSEDSSDDEHPDIKINGYQDAENEVHLEADYGRERRHSGKLSQSSGSASDLYDYKAIGNNDSDDGSSLHNRALSLATVNAKLDSRLLAAAGSVNEQLEEQRKVCENAIGASSDVHGDESQRSMGDILSCVDQELHQSTPGHDMLPDKPMPKHSSLSAKKSMFWGRKNARKTPSTESISSSGEEELAIQRLETTKNDLRQRIAKEARGNAILQASLERRKQALHERRLALEQDVTMLQEQLQAERDLRAALEVGLSMSSDQFPGTRCMDSKTRAELEEIALAEADVARLKQKVAELHHQLNQQRQHHYGSLPDVNDSYQQAPTQSLPQKHFQQDFDTTLAVCNHERKQRTEELTDLRNINGPLSTSGVSKKQASWKQFVEPTNPSDSKNGEASKSLPTDNLCDVDSASLPSTSKVAEMVEPRNLAAASSTLMELTTRLDFFKERRSQLMEQLQKLDLNYGSMPHDFVYRLSSPPWN; from the exons ATGTCGGCTCCGCTAGCCGCATTTGAACGCCCGCGCATTGTGAACTCGAACacg ATATTCAAGAGCGGGAATCTGCTCATCTCTTCCAAAG GGTTAGGATGGAAGTCTTGGAAGAAGCGATGGTTTATCCTTACCCGCGCCTCTTTGGTTTTCTTTAAGAACGACCCG AGTACACTTCCACAGCGTGGTGGTGAAGTAAATCTAACTTTGGGTGGCATTGATTTGAATAATTCAGGGAG TGTTGTAGTTAGAGAGGACAAGAAATTGCTGACTGTTTTGTTCCCTGATGGACGTGATGGCCGGGCATTTACTCTTAAG GCAGAGACTTCTGAGGACTTGTATGAGTGGAAGACAGCCCTAGAGCATGCTCTGGCACAAGCACCAAGTGCTGCTCTTGTGATGGGACATAATGGGATATTTAGAAATGATACAAATGATGCATCTGCAGGTTCATTTCATCAATGTCGGTACCAACTATTCTTCATCCTTATTCTTCAACCAACACTGTTTTGGAGCTATATTGGAG GGAGAGAAAGACGGCCAGTTAAATCTTTGGTTGTCGGACGCCCAATTTTGCTAGCCCTGGAGGATATAGACGGAGGCCCTTCCTTCTTGGAAAAAGCACTTAGGTTTCTTGAGAAGTATG GAATTGAAGTGGAAGGAATTCTGCGGCAGTCTGCAGATGTTGAAGAAGTGGAGCGAAGAGTTAAGGAATATGAACAAG GCAAGAATGAATTCGGTCATGATGAGGATGCTCATGTCATTGGTGACTGTGTTAAG CATGTTCTTAGGGAACTACCTTCATCTCCTGTTCCTGCATCGTGCTGTACTGCATTGTTGGAAGCCTATA AAGTTGACCGCAAGGAGTCACGGGTGAATGCTATGCTAACGGCGATACAAGAAACTTTTCCGGAGCCCAATAGACGCCTCCTACAGAG AGTTCTCAAGATGATGCATACCATTTCCGCACATGCTTCTGAGAATCGAATGACTCCATCTGCAGTTGCTGCTTGTATGGCTCCCTTGCTCTTGCGGCCACTTTTAGCTGGTGAATGCGAACTAGAGGATGATTATGATAATAATGGAGATAACTCTGCCCAGCTTCTTGCTGCCGCCAATGCAGCTAATAATGCCCAAGCAATTATTACTACACTGCTGCTGGAGGAATATAAGAATGTTTTTGAT GATGATAGTCTGAACAGATGTTCAATATCTGCGGAATCTCAAACTGATACTAGTGGAAGTGAAGATTCAAGTGATGATGAACATCCGGACATAAAAATCAATGGTTATCAAGATGCTGAAAATGAAGTTCATCTTGAAGCTGATTATGGTCGTGAACGAAGGCACAGTGGGAAGTTAAGTCAAAGCAGTGGCTCTGCCAGTGATCTGTATGACTATAAG GCCATCGGGAATAATGATTCAGATGATGGATCTTCCTTGCACAATCGTGCTTTAAGTTTAGCAACAGTAAATGCAAAATTGGACTCTAGACTTTTAGCTGCAGCTGGTTCAGTTAATGAGCAACTTGAGGAACAGCGGAAGGTATGTGAAAATGCGATTGGTGCCTCTTCTGATGTACACGGTGATGAATCACAGCGATCTATGGGAGATATTTTGTCCTGTGTGGATCAAGAGCTACATCAATCTACTCCTGGACATGACATGCTACCTGATAAGCCAATGCCCAAACATTCCAGTCTCAGTGCCAAGAAATCAATGTTCTGGGGGAGGAAAAAT GCCCGAAAAACTCCTTCAACAGAGTCAATTAGTTCTTCTGGTGAAGAAGA GCTTGCCATCCAGAGATTGGAGACAACAAAGAATGATTTGCGCCAGAGGATTGCAAAAGag GCAAGAGGAAATGCAATTTTACAAGCTAGCTTGGAGAGAAGAAAGCAAGCTTTGCATGAGCGTCGGTTGGCACTTGAACAAGAT GTAACTATGCTGCAAGAACAGTTACAAGCTGAGAGAGATTTACGAGCAGCTCTTGAAGTTGGCTTAAGCATGTCTTCTGACCAGTTTCCTGGCACCCGCTGCATGGATTCCAAG ACGAGGGCTGAGCTTGAGGAAATAGCTCTCGCTGAGGCAGATGTAGCCAGATTGAAGCAGAAAGTTGCTGAGCTTCACCATCAGCTAAACCAGCAGCGTCAGCACCACTATGGCTCTCTTCCAGATGTAAATGATTCTTATCAACAAGCTCCGACTCAAAGTTTGCCGCA AAAGCATTTCCAACAAGATTTTGACACAACGCTTGCTGTTTGTAACCATGAAAGGAAACAAAGGACCGAG GAATTGACAGACCTGAGAAATATCAATGGACCATTGTCAACATCAGGCGTCAGTAAGAAGCAGGCTTCTTGGAAGCAATTTGTAGAACCAACAAACCCGAGCGATTCTAAAAATGGTGAAGCATCCAAAAGCTTACCAACTGACAATCTTTGTGATGTTGATTCTGCATCTCTGCCCTCTACTTCTAAGGTGGCTGAG ATGGTGGAACCTCGAAACCTTGCAGCAGCATCGTCAACATTGATGGAATTGACAACGCGGTTGGACTTCTTCAAGGAGAGGAGGTCACAGCTGATGGAACAACTCCAAAAGCTGGATTTAAACTATGGATCAATGCCTCATGATTTTGTGTATAGACTTTCTTCTCCTCCTTGGAACTAA
- the LOC121748517 gene encoding rho GTPase-activating protein 7-like isoform X5: MSAPLAAFERPRIVNSNTIFKSGNLLISSKGLGWKSWKKRWFILTRASLVFFKNDPSTLPQRGGEVNLTLGGIDLNNSGSVVVREDKKLLTVLFPDGRDGRAFTLKAETSEDLYEWKTALEHALAQAPSAALVMGHNGIFRNDTNDASAGSFHQWRERRPVKSLVVGRPILLALEDIDGGPSFLEKALRFLEKYGIEVEGILRQSADVEEVERRVKEYEQGKNEFGHDEDAHVIGDCVKHVLRELPSSPVPASCCTALLEAYKVDRKESRVNAMLTAIQETFPEPNRRLLQRVLKMMHTISAHASENRMTPSAVAACMAPLLLRPLLAGECELEDDYDNNGDNSAQLLAAANAANNAQAIITTLLLEEYKNVFDDDSLNRCSISAESQTDTSGSEDSSDDEHPDIKINGYQDAENEVHLEADYGRERRHSGKLSQSSGSASDLYDYKAIGNNDSDDGSSLHNRALSLATVNAKLDSRLLAAAGSVNEQLEEQRKVCENAIGASSDVHGDESQRSMGDILSCVDQELHQSTPGHDMLPDKPMPKHSSLSAKKSMFWGRKNARKTPSTESISSSGEEELAIQRLETTKNDLRQRIAKEARGNAILQASLERRKQALHERRLALEQDVTMLQEQLQAERDLRAALEVGLSMSSDQFPGTRCMDSKTRAELEEIALAEADVARLKQKVAELHHQLNQQRQHHYGSLPDVNDSYQQAPTQSLPQKHFQQDFDTTLAVCNHERKQRTEELTDLRNINGPLSTSGVSKKQASWKQFVEPTNPSDSKNGEASKSLPTDNLCDVDSASLPSTSKVAEMVEPRNLAAASSTLMELTTRLDFFKERRSQLMEQLQKLDLNYGSMPHDFVYRLSSPPWN, translated from the exons ATGTCGGCTCCGCTAGCCGCATTTGAACGCCCGCGCATTGTGAACTCGAACacg ATATTCAAGAGCGGGAATCTGCTCATCTCTTCCAAAG GGTTAGGATGGAAGTCTTGGAAGAAGCGATGGTTTATCCTTACCCGCGCCTCTTTGGTTTTCTTTAAGAACGACCCG AGTACACTTCCACAGCGTGGTGGTGAAGTAAATCTAACTTTGGGTGGCATTGATTTGAATAATTCAGGGAG TGTTGTAGTTAGAGAGGACAAGAAATTGCTGACTGTTTTGTTCCCTGATGGACGTGATGGCCGGGCATTTACTCTTAAG GCAGAGACTTCTGAGGACTTGTATGAGTGGAAGACAGCCCTAGAGCATGCTCTGGCACAAGCACCAAGTGCTGCTCTTGTGATGGGACATAATGGGATATTTAGAAATGATACAAATGATGCATCTGCAGGTTCATTTCATCAAT GGAGAGAAAGACGGCCAGTTAAATCTTTGGTTGTCGGACGCCCAATTTTGCTAGCCCTGGAGGATATAGACGGAGGCCCTTCCTTCTTGGAAAAAGCACTTAGGTTTCTTGAGAAGTATG GAATTGAAGTGGAAGGAATTCTGCGGCAGTCTGCAGATGTTGAAGAAGTGGAGCGAAGAGTTAAGGAATATGAACAAG GCAAGAATGAATTCGGTCATGATGAGGATGCTCATGTCATTGGTGACTGTGTTAAG CATGTTCTTAGGGAACTACCTTCATCTCCTGTTCCTGCATCGTGCTGTACTGCATTGTTGGAAGCCTATA AAGTTGACCGCAAGGAGTCACGGGTGAATGCTATGCTAACGGCGATACAAGAAACTTTTCCGGAGCCCAATAGACGCCTCCTACAGAG AGTTCTCAAGATGATGCATACCATTTCCGCACATGCTTCTGAGAATCGAATGACTCCATCTGCAGTTGCTGCTTGTATGGCTCCCTTGCTCTTGCGGCCACTTTTAGCTGGTGAATGCGAACTAGAGGATGATTATGATAATAATGGAGATAACTCTGCCCAGCTTCTTGCTGCCGCCAATGCAGCTAATAATGCCCAAGCAATTATTACTACACTGCTGCTGGAGGAATATAAGAATGTTTTTGAT GATGATAGTCTGAACAGATGTTCAATATCTGCGGAATCTCAAACTGATACTAGTGGAAGTGAAGATTCAAGTGATGATGAACATCCGGACATAAAAATCAATGGTTATCAAGATGCTGAAAATGAAGTTCATCTTGAAGCTGATTATGGTCGTGAACGAAGGCACAGTGGGAAGTTAAGTCAAAGCAGTGGCTCTGCCAGTGATCTGTATGACTATAAG GCCATCGGGAATAATGATTCAGATGATGGATCTTCCTTGCACAATCGTGCTTTAAGTTTAGCAACAGTAAATGCAAAATTGGACTCTAGACTTTTAGCTGCAGCTGGTTCAGTTAATGAGCAACTTGAGGAACAGCGGAAGGTATGTGAAAATGCGATTGGTGCCTCTTCTGATGTACACGGTGATGAATCACAGCGATCTATGGGAGATATTTTGTCCTGTGTGGATCAAGAGCTACATCAATCTACTCCTGGACATGACATGCTACCTGATAAGCCAATGCCCAAACATTCCAGTCTCAGTGCCAAGAAATCAATGTTCTGGGGGAGGAAAAAT GCCCGAAAAACTCCTTCAACAGAGTCAATTAGTTCTTCTGGTGAAGAAGA GCTTGCCATCCAGAGATTGGAGACAACAAAGAATGATTTGCGCCAGAGGATTGCAAAAGag GCAAGAGGAAATGCAATTTTACAAGCTAGCTTGGAGAGAAGAAAGCAAGCTTTGCATGAGCGTCGGTTGGCACTTGAACAAGAT GTAACTATGCTGCAAGAACAGTTACAAGCTGAGAGAGATTTACGAGCAGCTCTTGAAGTTGGCTTAAGCATGTCTTCTGACCAGTTTCCTGGCACCCGCTGCATGGATTCCAAG ACGAGGGCTGAGCTTGAGGAAATAGCTCTCGCTGAGGCAGATGTAGCCAGATTGAAGCAGAAAGTTGCTGAGCTTCACCATCAGCTAAACCAGCAGCGTCAGCACCACTATGGCTCTCTTCCAGATGTAAATGATTCTTATCAACAAGCTCCGACTCAAAGTTTGCCGCA AAAGCATTTCCAACAAGATTTTGACACAACGCTTGCTGTTTGTAACCATGAAAGGAAACAAAGGACCGAG GAATTGACAGACCTGAGAAATATCAATGGACCATTGTCAACATCAGGCGTCAGTAAGAAGCAGGCTTCTTGGAAGCAATTTGTAGAACCAACAAACCCGAGCGATTCTAAAAATGGTGAAGCATCCAAAAGCTTACCAACTGACAATCTTTGTGATGTTGATTCTGCATCTCTGCCCTCTACTTCTAAGGTGGCTGAG ATGGTGGAACCTCGAAACCTTGCAGCAGCATCGTCAACATTGATGGAATTGACAACGCGGTTGGACTTCTTCAAGGAGAGGAGGTCACAGCTGATGGAACAACTCCAAAAGCTGGATTTAAACTATGGATCAATGCCTCATGATTTTGTGTATAGACTTTCTTCTCCTCCTTGGAACTAA
- the LOC121748517 gene encoding rho GTPase-activating protein 7-like isoform X1 — MSAPLAAFERPRIVNSNTIFKSGNLLISSKGLGWKSWKKRWFILTRASLVFFKNDPSTLPQRGGEVNLTLGGIDLNNSGSVVVREDKKLLTVLFPDGRDGRAFTLKAETSEDLYEWKTALEHALAQAPSAALVMGHNGIFRNDTNDASAGSFHQCRYQLFFILILQPTLFWSYIGGRERRPVKSLVVGRPILLALEDIDGGPSFLEKALRFLEKYGIEVEGILRQSADVEEVERRVKEYEQGKNEFGHDEDAHVIGDCVKHVLRELPSSPVPASCCTALLEAYSKLLSIMKFDRKESRVNAMLTAIQETFPEPNRRLLQRVLKMMHTISAHASENRMTPSAVAACMAPLLLRPLLAGECELEDDYDNNGDNSAQLLAAANAANNAQAIITTLLLEEYKNVFDDDSLNRCSISAESQTDTSGSEDSSDDEHPDIKINGYQDAENEVHLEADYGRERRHSGKLSQSSGSASDLYDYKAIGNNDSDDGSSLHNRALSLATVNAKLDSRLLAAAGSVNEQLEEQRKVCENAIGASSDVHGDESQRSMGDILSCVDQELHQSTPGHDMLPDKPMPKHSSLSAKKSMFWGRKNARKTPSTESISSSGEEELAIQRLETTKNDLRQRIAKEARGNAILQASLERRKQALHERRLALEQDVTMLQEQLQAERDLRAALEVGLSMSSDQFPGTRCMDSKTRAELEEIALAEADVARLKQKVAELHHQLNQQRQHHYGSLPDVNDSYQQAPTQSLPQKHFQQDFDTTLAVCNHERKQRTEELTDLRNINGPLSTSGVSKKQASWKQFVEPTNPSDSKNGEASKSLPTDNLCDVDSASLPSTSKVAEMVEPRNLAAASSTLMELTTRLDFFKERRSQLMEQLQKLDLNYGSMPHDFVYRLSSPPWN; from the exons ATGTCGGCTCCGCTAGCCGCATTTGAACGCCCGCGCATTGTGAACTCGAACacg ATATTCAAGAGCGGGAATCTGCTCATCTCTTCCAAAG GGTTAGGATGGAAGTCTTGGAAGAAGCGATGGTTTATCCTTACCCGCGCCTCTTTGGTTTTCTTTAAGAACGACCCG AGTACACTTCCACAGCGTGGTGGTGAAGTAAATCTAACTTTGGGTGGCATTGATTTGAATAATTCAGGGAG TGTTGTAGTTAGAGAGGACAAGAAATTGCTGACTGTTTTGTTCCCTGATGGACGTGATGGCCGGGCATTTACTCTTAAG GCAGAGACTTCTGAGGACTTGTATGAGTGGAAGACAGCCCTAGAGCATGCTCTGGCACAAGCACCAAGTGCTGCTCTTGTGATGGGACATAATGGGATATTTAGAAATGATACAAATGATGCATCTGCAGGTTCATTTCATCAATGTCGGTACCAACTATTCTTCATCCTTATTCTTCAACCAACACTGTTTTGGAGCTATATTGGAG GGAGAGAAAGACGGCCAGTTAAATCTTTGGTTGTCGGACGCCCAATTTTGCTAGCCCTGGAGGATATAGACGGAGGCCCTTCCTTCTTGGAAAAAGCACTTAGGTTTCTTGAGAAGTATG GAATTGAAGTGGAAGGAATTCTGCGGCAGTCTGCAGATGTTGAAGAAGTGGAGCGAAGAGTTAAGGAATATGAACAAG GCAAGAATGAATTCGGTCATGATGAGGATGCTCATGTCATTGGTGACTGTGTTAAG CATGTTCTTAGGGAACTACCTTCATCTCCTGTTCCTGCATCGTGCTGTACTGCATTGTTGGAAGCCTATAGTAAGCTCCTCTCTATTATGAAAT TTGACCGCAAGGAGTCACGGGTGAATGCTATGCTAACGGCGATACAAGAAACTTTTCCGGAGCCCAATAGACGCCTCCTACAGAG AGTTCTCAAGATGATGCATACCATTTCCGCACATGCTTCTGAGAATCGAATGACTCCATCTGCAGTTGCTGCTTGTATGGCTCCCTTGCTCTTGCGGCCACTTTTAGCTGGTGAATGCGAACTAGAGGATGATTATGATAATAATGGAGATAACTCTGCCCAGCTTCTTGCTGCCGCCAATGCAGCTAATAATGCCCAAGCAATTATTACTACACTGCTGCTGGAGGAATATAAGAATGTTTTTGAT GATGATAGTCTGAACAGATGTTCAATATCTGCGGAATCTCAAACTGATACTAGTGGAAGTGAAGATTCAAGTGATGATGAACATCCGGACATAAAAATCAATGGTTATCAAGATGCTGAAAATGAAGTTCATCTTGAAGCTGATTATGGTCGTGAACGAAGGCACAGTGGGAAGTTAAGTCAAAGCAGTGGCTCTGCCAGTGATCTGTATGACTATAAG GCCATCGGGAATAATGATTCAGATGATGGATCTTCCTTGCACAATCGTGCTTTAAGTTTAGCAACAGTAAATGCAAAATTGGACTCTAGACTTTTAGCTGCAGCTGGTTCAGTTAATGAGCAACTTGAGGAACAGCGGAAGGTATGTGAAAATGCGATTGGTGCCTCTTCTGATGTACACGGTGATGAATCACAGCGATCTATGGGAGATATTTTGTCCTGTGTGGATCAAGAGCTACATCAATCTACTCCTGGACATGACATGCTACCTGATAAGCCAATGCCCAAACATTCCAGTCTCAGTGCCAAGAAATCAATGTTCTGGGGGAGGAAAAAT GCCCGAAAAACTCCTTCAACAGAGTCAATTAGTTCTTCTGGTGAAGAAGA GCTTGCCATCCAGAGATTGGAGACAACAAAGAATGATTTGCGCCAGAGGATTGCAAAAGag GCAAGAGGAAATGCAATTTTACAAGCTAGCTTGGAGAGAAGAAAGCAAGCTTTGCATGAGCGTCGGTTGGCACTTGAACAAGAT GTAACTATGCTGCAAGAACAGTTACAAGCTGAGAGAGATTTACGAGCAGCTCTTGAAGTTGGCTTAAGCATGTCTTCTGACCAGTTTCCTGGCACCCGCTGCATGGATTCCAAG ACGAGGGCTGAGCTTGAGGAAATAGCTCTCGCTGAGGCAGATGTAGCCAGATTGAAGCAGAAAGTTGCTGAGCTTCACCATCAGCTAAACCAGCAGCGTCAGCACCACTATGGCTCTCTTCCAGATGTAAATGATTCTTATCAACAAGCTCCGACTCAAAGTTTGCCGCA AAAGCATTTCCAACAAGATTTTGACACAACGCTTGCTGTTTGTAACCATGAAAGGAAACAAAGGACCGAG GAATTGACAGACCTGAGAAATATCAATGGACCATTGTCAACATCAGGCGTCAGTAAGAAGCAGGCTTCTTGGAAGCAATTTGTAGAACCAACAAACCCGAGCGATTCTAAAAATGGTGAAGCATCCAAAAGCTTACCAACTGACAATCTTTGTGATGTTGATTCTGCATCTCTGCCCTCTACTTCTAAGGTGGCTGAG ATGGTGGAACCTCGAAACCTTGCAGCAGCATCGTCAACATTGATGGAATTGACAACGCGGTTGGACTTCTTCAAGGAGAGGAGGTCACAGCTGATGGAACAACTCCAAAAGCTGGATTTAAACTATGGATCAATGCCTCATGATTTTGTGTATAGACTTTCTTCTCCTCCTTGGAACTAA
- the LOC121748517 gene encoding rho GTPase-activating protein 7-like isoform X6 — protein MSAPLAAFERPRIVNSNTIFKSGNLLISSKGLGWKSWKKRWFILTRASLVFFKNDPSTLPQRGGEVNLTLGGIDLNNSGSVVVREDKKLLTVLFPDGRDGRAFTLKAETSEDLYEWKTALEHALAQAPSAALVMGHNGIFRNDTNDASAGRERRPVKSLVVGRPILLALEDIDGGPSFLEKALRFLEKYGIEVEGILRQSADVEEVERRVKEYEQGKNEFGHDEDAHVIGDCVKHVLRELPSSPVPASCCTALLEAYKVDRKESRVNAMLTAIQETFPEPNRRLLQRVLKMMHTISAHASENRMTPSAVAACMAPLLLRPLLAGECELEDDYDNNGDNSAQLLAAANAANNAQAIITTLLLEEYKNVFDDDSLNRCSISAESQTDTSGSEDSSDDEHPDIKINGYQDAENEVHLEADYGRERRHSGKLSQSSGSASDLYDYKAIGNNDSDDGSSLHNRALSLATVNAKLDSRLLAAAGSVNEQLEEQRKVCENAIGASSDVHGDESQRSMGDILSCVDQELHQSTPGHDMLPDKPMPKHSSLSAKKSMFWGRKNARKTPSTESISSSGEEELAIQRLETTKNDLRQRIAKEARGNAILQASLERRKQALHERRLALEQDVTMLQEQLQAERDLRAALEVGLSMSSDQFPGTRCMDSKTRAELEEIALAEADVARLKQKVAELHHQLNQQRQHHYGSLPDVNDSYQQAPTQSLPQKHFQQDFDTTLAVCNHERKQRTEELTDLRNINGPLSTSGVSKKQASWKQFVEPTNPSDSKNGEASKSLPTDNLCDVDSASLPSTSKVAEMVEPRNLAAASSTLMELTTRLDFFKERRSQLMEQLQKLDLNYGSMPHDFVYRLSSPPWN, from the exons ATGTCGGCTCCGCTAGCCGCATTTGAACGCCCGCGCATTGTGAACTCGAACacg ATATTCAAGAGCGGGAATCTGCTCATCTCTTCCAAAG GGTTAGGATGGAAGTCTTGGAAGAAGCGATGGTTTATCCTTACCCGCGCCTCTTTGGTTTTCTTTAAGAACGACCCG AGTACACTTCCACAGCGTGGTGGTGAAGTAAATCTAACTTTGGGTGGCATTGATTTGAATAATTCAGGGAG TGTTGTAGTTAGAGAGGACAAGAAATTGCTGACTGTTTTGTTCCCTGATGGACGTGATGGCCGGGCATTTACTCTTAAG GCAGAGACTTCTGAGGACTTGTATGAGTGGAAGACAGCCCTAGAGCATGCTCTGGCACAAGCACCAAGTGCTGCTCTTGTGATGGGACATAATGGGATATTTAGAAATGATACAAATGATGCATCTGCAG GGAGAGAAAGACGGCCAGTTAAATCTTTGGTTGTCGGACGCCCAATTTTGCTAGCCCTGGAGGATATAGACGGAGGCCCTTCCTTCTTGGAAAAAGCACTTAGGTTTCTTGAGAAGTATG GAATTGAAGTGGAAGGAATTCTGCGGCAGTCTGCAGATGTTGAAGAAGTGGAGCGAAGAGTTAAGGAATATGAACAAG GCAAGAATGAATTCGGTCATGATGAGGATGCTCATGTCATTGGTGACTGTGTTAAG CATGTTCTTAGGGAACTACCTTCATCTCCTGTTCCTGCATCGTGCTGTACTGCATTGTTGGAAGCCTATA AAGTTGACCGCAAGGAGTCACGGGTGAATGCTATGCTAACGGCGATACAAGAAACTTTTCCGGAGCCCAATAGACGCCTCCTACAGAG AGTTCTCAAGATGATGCATACCATTTCCGCACATGCTTCTGAGAATCGAATGACTCCATCTGCAGTTGCTGCTTGTATGGCTCCCTTGCTCTTGCGGCCACTTTTAGCTGGTGAATGCGAACTAGAGGATGATTATGATAATAATGGAGATAACTCTGCCCAGCTTCTTGCTGCCGCCAATGCAGCTAATAATGCCCAAGCAATTATTACTACACTGCTGCTGGAGGAATATAAGAATGTTTTTGAT GATGATAGTCTGAACAGATGTTCAATATCTGCGGAATCTCAAACTGATACTAGTGGAAGTGAAGATTCAAGTGATGATGAACATCCGGACATAAAAATCAATGGTTATCAAGATGCTGAAAATGAAGTTCATCTTGAAGCTGATTATGGTCGTGAACGAAGGCACAGTGGGAAGTTAAGTCAAAGCAGTGGCTCTGCCAGTGATCTGTATGACTATAAG GCCATCGGGAATAATGATTCAGATGATGGATCTTCCTTGCACAATCGTGCTTTAAGTTTAGCAACAGTAAATGCAAAATTGGACTCTAGACTTTTAGCTGCAGCTGGTTCAGTTAATGAGCAACTTGAGGAACAGCGGAAGGTATGTGAAAATGCGATTGGTGCCTCTTCTGATGTACACGGTGATGAATCACAGCGATCTATGGGAGATATTTTGTCCTGTGTGGATCAAGAGCTACATCAATCTACTCCTGGACATGACATGCTACCTGATAAGCCAATGCCCAAACATTCCAGTCTCAGTGCCAAGAAATCAATGTTCTGGGGGAGGAAAAAT GCCCGAAAAACTCCTTCAACAGAGTCAATTAGTTCTTCTGGTGAAGAAGA GCTTGCCATCCAGAGATTGGAGACAACAAAGAATGATTTGCGCCAGAGGATTGCAAAAGag GCAAGAGGAAATGCAATTTTACAAGCTAGCTTGGAGAGAAGAAAGCAAGCTTTGCATGAGCGTCGGTTGGCACTTGAACAAGAT GTAACTATGCTGCAAGAACAGTTACAAGCTGAGAGAGATTTACGAGCAGCTCTTGAAGTTGGCTTAAGCATGTCTTCTGACCAGTTTCCTGGCACCCGCTGCATGGATTCCAAG ACGAGGGCTGAGCTTGAGGAAATAGCTCTCGCTGAGGCAGATGTAGCCAGATTGAAGCAGAAAGTTGCTGAGCTTCACCATCAGCTAAACCAGCAGCGTCAGCACCACTATGGCTCTCTTCCAGATGTAAATGATTCTTATCAACAAGCTCCGACTCAAAGTTTGCCGCA AAAGCATTTCCAACAAGATTTTGACACAACGCTTGCTGTTTGTAACCATGAAAGGAAACAAAGGACCGAG GAATTGACAGACCTGAGAAATATCAATGGACCATTGTCAACATCAGGCGTCAGTAAGAAGCAGGCTTCTTGGAAGCAATTTGTAGAACCAACAAACCCGAGCGATTCTAAAAATGGTGAAGCATCCAAAAGCTTACCAACTGACAATCTTTGTGATGTTGATTCTGCATCTCTGCCCTCTACTTCTAAGGTGGCTGAG ATGGTGGAACCTCGAAACCTTGCAGCAGCATCGTCAACATTGATGGAATTGACAACGCGGTTGGACTTCTTCAAGGAGAGGAGGTCACAGCTGATGGAACAACTCCAAAAGCTGGATTTAAACTATGGATCAATGCCTCATGATTTTGTGTATAGACTTTCTTCTCCTCCTTGGAACTAA